The proteins below come from a single Alkalispirillum mobile genomic window:
- a CDS encoding NYN domain-containing protein, translated as MSSSSSGGVGIYVDAANIQMNGGFGMQYDVLREFACRTGAEPIRLNAYVTYDEHRAERDRGYHQRVNNFFQSIREFGYKVIVKKYRWYRDEEGNAYAKANADLDMAVDALLQSQNLTRVVMVTGDGDFVQVVRALQNQGCRVEVLAFDNISSELRREADVFVSGYLVPGLLPPRNPEGRGVWGEMGSRVRGICYYHSPEGYGFLRFMRRIADHLWVTDTRHPNSPYASAYFRDGDLPGGVRPADLPSHNIILEFDVNPSAVKEGALQASQIQRVR; from the coding sequence ATGTCCAGTAGCAGCAGCGGCGGCGTGGGCATCTACGTGGATGCCGCCAATATCCAGATGAACGGTGGTTTCGGGATGCAGTACGACGTGCTGCGCGAGTTCGCCTGCCGCACCGGGGCCGAGCCCATACGGCTGAACGCCTACGTCACCTACGACGAGCACCGGGCGGAGCGCGACCGCGGCTACCATCAGCGGGTCAATAATTTCTTCCAGTCCATCCGCGAGTTCGGTTACAAGGTCATCGTCAAGAAGTACCGCTGGTACCGCGACGAGGAGGGGAACGCCTACGCCAAGGCCAATGCCGACCTGGACATGGCGGTGGATGCGCTGCTGCAGTCACAGAACCTCACCCGGGTGGTGATGGTCACCGGCGACGGGGACTTCGTGCAGGTGGTTCGGGCACTGCAGAACCAGGGCTGCCGGGTGGAGGTGCTGGCCTTCGACAATATCTCCTCGGAACTGCGTCGCGAGGCGGATGTGTTCGTCTCCGGCTACCTGGTACCGGGGTTGCTGCCGCCGCGGAACCCGGAGGGCCGGGGGGTCTGGGGGGAGATGGGCTCCCGGGTGCGGGGCATCTGCTACTACCACAGTCCGGAGGGTTACGGTTTTCTGCGTTTCATGCGGCGGATTGCCGATCACCTCTGGGTGACCGATACCCGGCACCCCAACTCGCCCTACGCATCGGCCTACTTCCGGGATGGCGATCTGCCCGGGGGGGTGAGGCCGGCCGATCTGCCCAGCCACAATATTATCCTGGAGTTCGACGTGAACCCCTCCGCCGTAAAGGAGGGCGCTTTGCAGGCCAGCCAGATTCAGCGGGTGCGCTGA
- a CDS encoding universal stress protein, whose amino-acid sequence MGSIVVGVDGSEGSRRALLVALEEAKLRKLALRAIYVLDRRYLDPEWGALISPPIKELEKEAKAIVEKLVASVADEAKGVDVQQEVVLAEKHGTARTLLDHGSDATMLVVGSRGHGGFSGLLLGSVSHQVLQFANCPVLVVPQGGH is encoded by the coding sequence ATGGGCTCGATTGTTGTCGGGGTGGATGGCTCCGAGGGTTCCCGCCGTGCCCTGTTGGTCGCGCTGGAGGAGGCCAAGCTGCGCAAGTTGGCGCTGCGGGCCATCTACGTGCTGGACCGGCGTTACCTGGACCCGGAGTGGGGGGCGCTGATCTCGCCGCCCATCAAGGAGCTGGAGAAGGAGGCCAAGGCCATCGTGGAGAAGCTGGTGGCCTCGGTGGCCGACGAGGCCAAGGGCGTGGACGTGCAGCAAGAGGTGGTGCTGGCGGAGAAACACGGCACCGCGCGGACGCTGCTTGATCACGGTTCCGATGCCACCATGCTGGTGGTGGGCAGCCGCGGCCACGGTGGGTTCTCCGGCCTGCTGCTGGGTTCGGTGAGTCACCAGGTGCTGCAGTTCGCCAACTGCCCGGTGCTGGTGGTGCCCCAGGGTGGGCACTGA
- a CDS encoding Gfo/Idh/MocA family protein: protein MTGKLRCAVVGTGHLGRWHADKYAALPDCELVGVVDVDQEAGRAVADKHNVPLYDDHLAIIGEVDAVSIAAPTSLHYRIARDFLSAGVHVLVEKPITTTLAEADELIELAARHGARLQVGHLERFNAALMDLDLQNQPPRFIECHRLAPFKPRATDVSVVLDLMIHDIDIILSLVDETPERIDAKGVPVLTGDTDIANARLQFPGGCVANVTASRVSMKMERKMRLFLPNGYVSVDFQNRVLTRHQPGEREMFPGIPEIVSEESVFEDGDALMAEIRDFVACIREGRRPLVDGQAGRRALATAIQISEQLSA from the coding sequence ATGACGGGCAAGCTTCGCTGCGCGGTAGTGGGGACCGGCCACCTCGGTCGCTGGCATGCGGACAAGTACGCCGCCCTGCCGGACTGCGAACTGGTGGGGGTGGTGGACGTGGACCAGGAGGCCGGGCGAGCGGTCGCCGACAAGCACAACGTGCCGCTGTACGACGACCACCTCGCCATCATCGGAGAGGTGGATGCGGTCAGCATCGCGGCCCCCACTTCGTTGCACTACCGCATCGCCCGGGATTTTCTCTCGGCCGGCGTGCATGTGCTGGTGGAAAAGCCCATCACCACCACCCTCGCAGAGGCAGATGAACTGATCGAACTGGCGGCCCGCCACGGGGCGCGGCTCCAGGTGGGCCACCTGGAGCGCTTCAACGCCGCGCTCATGGACCTGGACCTGCAGAACCAGCCCCCGCGCTTCATCGAATGCCACCGCCTGGCCCCCTTCAAGCCCCGGGCCACCGATGTCAGCGTGGTACTGGACCTGATGATCCACGACATCGACATCATCCTGTCGCTGGTGGACGAGACACCGGAACGAATCGATGCCAAGGGGGTGCCGGTGCTGACCGGGGATACCGACATCGCCAACGCCCGCTTGCAGTTCCCCGGCGGTTGCGTGGCCAATGTGACTGCCAGCCGGGTGAGCATGAAGATGGAACGGAAGATGCGCCTGTTCCTGCCGAACGGCTACGTGTCGGTGGACTTCCAGAACCGGGTCCTGACCCGCCACCAGCCGGGGGAGCGCGAGATGTTCCCCGGCATCCCGGAGATCGTCAGCGAAGAGTCGGTATTCGAGGACGGCGATGCCCTGATGGCGGAGATCCGGGACTTCGTCGCCTGCATCAGGGAGGGGCGCAGGCCTTTGGTGGATGGGCAGGCGGGGCGCCGCGCCCTGGCGACGGCCATCCAGATCAGCGAACAGCTCAGCGCCTGA
- a CDS encoding SAM-dependent methyltransferase encodes MLLERLLSRIVTEGRLEVILPDNKRLGFGPGNTPHVVVRLKDWATVRRLGLRPDLELGEAWMDQRLKLEQGSLRELLTIACGALRELEQTGWHRLQRRLLRPFRYLAQFNPLYRARRNVAHHYDLSGELFDLFLDSDRQYSCAYFETGAESLEEAQAKKKRHLAAKLCLAPDQRVLDIGSGWGGMGLSLARYAPVDVTGVTLSTEQLEVATRRAAQAGLDDRVRFRLQDYREETGPYDRIISVGMFEHVGVTHYRPFFGHLRRLLKPDGVAVLHAIGRMSPPARTNPWIARYIFPGGYCPALSEVLRAVEKAQLWVTDVEILRLHYAHTLRAWHERFLANRDRIRELYDERFCRMWEYYLLASEAAFLHLDHMVFQIQLARDRHAVPLTRNYIQQNEAHLAALDGEQRTGLQEVRRTG; translated from the coding sequence ATGCTCTTGGAACGCTTATTATCGCGCATTGTGACGGAGGGACGGCTGGAGGTCATCCTCCCCGATAACAAGCGACTGGGATTCGGCCCGGGCAACACCCCGCACGTCGTGGTGAGGCTCAAGGACTGGGCCACGGTCCGGCGCCTGGGGCTGCGCCCCGATCTGGAGCTGGGCGAGGCCTGGATGGACCAGCGCCTGAAACTGGAACAGGGCAGTCTGCGCGAGCTGCTTACCATCGCCTGCGGGGCGTTGCGGGAGCTGGAACAGACCGGCTGGCACCGGTTACAACGCCGCCTCCTGCGCCCCTTCCGCTACCTGGCGCAGTTCAACCCGCTGTACCGGGCGCGGCGCAACGTCGCGCACCACTACGACCTGTCCGGCGAGTTGTTCGACCTCTTCCTCGACAGCGACCGCCAGTACTCCTGCGCCTACTTCGAGACCGGGGCGGAGAGCCTGGAGGAGGCCCAGGCGAAGAAAAAGCGCCACCTGGCCGCCAAGCTCTGCCTGGCACCGGACCAGAGGGTCCTGGACATCGGCAGCGGCTGGGGCGGCATGGGCCTGTCCCTGGCCCGTTACGCCCCGGTGGATGTTACCGGGGTCACGCTCTCCACGGAGCAACTGGAGGTGGCTACCCGGCGCGCTGCGCAAGCCGGCCTGGACGACCGGGTCCGGTTCCGGCTCCAGGATTACCGGGAAGAAACCGGCCCCTATGACCGCATCATCTCCGTCGGCATGTTCGAGCACGTGGGTGTCACCCACTACCGCCCTTTTTTCGGTCACCTGCGCCGCCTGCTCAAACCGGACGGCGTGGCCGTGCTGCACGCGATCGGCCGGATGAGCCCGCCGGCCCGCACCAACCCGTGGATCGCCCGGTACATCTTCCCGGGCGGCTACTGCCCGGCACTCTCGGAGGTCTTGCGCGCCGTGGAGAAGGCGCAGCTCTGGGTAACCGACGTGGAGATCCTCCGCCTGCACTACGCCCACACCCTGCGCGCCTGGCACGAGCGGTTCCTGGCCAACCGCGACCGGATCCGCGAACTTTACGACGAGCGTTTCTGCCGCATGTGGGAGTACTACCTGCTCGCCAGCGAGGCGGCGTTCCTCCACCTGGACCACATGGTGTTCCAGATCCAGCTAGCCCGCGACCGCCACGCCGTGCCCCTCACCCGCAACTACATCCAGCAGAACGAGGCGCACTTGGCGGCCCTGGATGGCGAGCAGCGCACAGGGTTACAGGAGGTCCGGCGCACAGGGTGA
- a CDS encoding ArsA family ATPase yields MDHALLERKVVFFAGKGGVGKSTSASAFALCAARQGKRVLLVSTDPAHNLGDIFHAPIGGEGITRVAANLDALEVDAHRETHRYLDGVKENIRRTVSSTMMEEAMRQIDLAAHSPGATEAALFDRMVSLILEESQDYDLLVFDTAPTGHTVRLLTLPELMGTWVDGLLKRRRKRNKDYSHWLGDGEVPDDPLYDVLSRRRQRAAAMRDILLDDSATAFVFVLVPEYLPITETRNAIRELAAWDIHVRHLVVNKLLPADVTDAFFRERLAREERWLDRIDEYFHDLHQVRLPLLPGDVDSREALDQVAAAIEAELSKR; encoded by the coding sequence ATGGATCATGCGCTGCTGGAAAGGAAGGTGGTGTTCTTCGCCGGCAAGGGCGGCGTGGGCAAGTCCACCTCGGCCTCCGCCTTCGCCCTCTGTGCGGCCCGGCAGGGCAAGCGGGTCCTGCTGGTCTCCACAGACCCGGCGCACAACCTGGGCGATATCTTCCACGCACCGATCGGTGGGGAGGGCATTACCCGGGTGGCCGCCAACCTGGATGCGCTGGAGGTGGACGCGCACCGTGAGACCCACCGCTACCTGGACGGGGTCAAGGAGAACATCCGCCGCACGGTCAGCTCCACCATGATGGAGGAGGCCATGCGCCAGATCGACCTGGCGGCCCACTCCCCCGGGGCCACCGAGGCGGCGCTGTTTGACCGCATGGTGAGCCTGATCCTGGAGGAGTCCCAGGACTACGACCTGCTGGTCTTTGATACCGCGCCCACCGGCCATACGGTGCGCCTGCTGACCCTGCCGGAACTGATGGGAACCTGGGTGGATGGCCTGCTCAAGCGCCGGCGCAAGCGCAACAAGGACTACTCCCACTGGCTGGGTGATGGCGAGGTGCCGGACGACCCGCTCTACGACGTCCTCAGCCGACGGCGGCAACGGGCGGCGGCCATGCGCGATATCCTGCTCGACGACAGCGCCACCGCCTTTGTCTTCGTGCTGGTACCCGAGTACCTGCCCATCACCGAGACCCGCAACGCCATCCGCGAGCTGGCCGCCTGGGACATCCACGTCCGCCACCTGGTGGTGAACAAGCTGCTACCCGCGGACGTGACCGACGCCTTCTTCCGCGAACGGCTGGCCCGGGAGGAGCGCTGGCTGGACCGGATCGACGAATACTTCCACGACCTGCACCAGGTCCGCCTGCCCCTGCTGCCCGGCGACGTGGACAGCCGCGAGGCCCTGGACCAGGTGGCAGCGGCGATAGAGGCGGAATTGTCGAAACGGTGA
- the irrA gene encoding iron response transcriptional regulator IrrA, translated as MSELNEHQHHDIVGRLRDAGLRPTRQRVALADLLFSQGDRHVTAESLYDEALGQGVRVSLATIYNTLNQFTTSGLLREVVVDSGKSYFDTNTGAHQHVFNEDTGDIEDVQLSLDADELASRISVPAGHEITGVDVVVRLRRSS; from the coding sequence ATGAGCGAACTTAACGAACACCAGCACCACGACATCGTCGGGCGGTTGCGCGACGCCGGCCTGCGGCCGACGCGCCAGCGCGTGGCCCTGGCGGACCTGCTGTTCTCGCAGGGCGATCGCCACGTCACCGCCGAGTCGCTGTACGACGAGGCCCTTGGGCAGGGTGTCCGGGTGTCACTGGCTACCATCTACAACACCCTGAACCAGTTCACCACCTCCGGCCTGTTGCGTGAGGTGGTGGTGGATTCGGGCAAGTCCTACTTCGACACCAACACCGGGGCGCACCAGCACGTGTTCAACGAGGACACCGGTGACATCGAAGACGTCCAGCTCAGCCTGGATGCCGACGAGCTGGCCAGCCGCATCAGCGTTCCGGCCGGGCACGAGATCACCGGTGTAGACGTGGTGGTCCGGCTGCGCCGTAGCAGCTGA
- a CDS encoding cory-CC-star protein, which yields MSDPDEPRNPIARWLYRYDRMLRLGHEAEVIRELRDEDDLFLFMCFSEMLGVPNPVSYHTLELYPLIIEEFHEWHQRMGLERSPLDHIRCC from the coding sequence ATGAGTGACCCCGACGAACCCCGCAACCCCATCGCACGCTGGCTCTACCGCTACGACCGGATGCTGCGCCTGGGCCATGAGGCCGAGGTGATCCGGGAACTGCGGGACGAGGACGACCTGTTCCTTTTCATGTGCTTCTCCGAGATGCTCGGGGTGCCAAACCCGGTCTCCTACCACACCCTGGAGCTCTACCCGTTGATCATCGAGGAATTCCACGAATGGCATCAGCGCATGGGCCTGGAGCGCTCCCCGCTGGACCACATCCGCTGTTGTTAA
- a CDS encoding carbon starvation CstA family protein produces the protein MNAVWLAFIAGLIYIVGWRYYSKFLAERIYRLDPNFITPANRYNDGVDFVPTNKWVLWGHHFTSVAGAAPIVGPAIAMYWGWLPAMLWVVLGTVFAAGVHDFGALVLSARHKGQSIGTLANRLVGRRAKLLFLFIILILVLMVNAVFAWVIANLFISNPSAVLSVFIQIPLAIWIGYTVLRKKGNMLIPSLVALAVMYGAAVAASYIPALQIDLVRWMGGEEASGVLFGLDATGSAFLIWIMILLAYVFVASTLPVWKLLQPRDYINAQQLVVGLLLLYGGLLVTMPSVTAPAFNAQADTSWFPLLFITIACGAISGFHGLVASGTSSKQLDKETDARTIGYLGAVGEGTLALVTILAVATFFASAGDFHDAYSSFAAAGAGGVGNFVGGAGQLISGLGIPEQVGQTIVAIIIVSFAATTLDSAVRLLRYIIGELGVEYGAPKLSQRYVATSIAVFLTGLLVLLPDGGQGVGSGGFLLWPLFGTSNQLLAGITLMLVSLWLYRQGRSPLPTLIPMVFLLTMTVWAMIQQVVFNWSGLGEADTQWLLFILGAIILGFALWILLEAVRLFRNPEELKRLAEREAREAE, from the coding sequence ATGAATGCAGTATGGCTCGCCTTCATCGCCGGCCTGATCTACATCGTCGGCTGGCGCTACTACTCCAAGTTCCTCGCCGAACGCATCTACCGGCTGGACCCCAACTTCATCACCCCCGCCAACCGCTATAACGACGGCGTGGACTTCGTGCCCACTAACAAGTGGGTGCTCTGGGGCCACCACTTCACCTCCGTGGCCGGTGCCGCGCCCATCGTTGGCCCGGCCATCGCCATGTACTGGGGCTGGCTCCCGGCCATGCTCTGGGTGGTCCTGGGCACGGTCTTCGCGGCGGGTGTCCACGACTTCGGCGCCCTGGTGCTGTCTGCCCGCCACAAGGGGCAGTCCATCGGCACCCTGGCCAACCGCCTGGTGGGGCGGCGGGCCAAGCTGCTGTTCCTGTTCATCATCCTCATACTGGTCCTGATGGTGAACGCGGTCTTTGCCTGGGTCATCGCCAACCTGTTCATCAGCAACCCCTCGGCCGTGCTGTCGGTCTTCATCCAGATCCCGCTGGCCATCTGGATCGGTTATACCGTGCTGCGCAAGAAGGGGAACATGCTGATCCCGTCGCTGGTGGCGCTGGCCGTCATGTACGGCGCGGCAGTGGCGGCCTCCTACATTCCAGCGCTGCAGATCGACCTGGTGCGCTGGATGGGTGGCGAGGAGGCCAGTGGCGTGCTGTTCGGGCTGGATGCCACCGGCTCGGCCTTCCTGATCTGGATCATGATCCTGCTGGCCTACGTGTTCGTCGCCAGCACCCTGCCGGTCTGGAAGCTGCTGCAACCGCGTGACTACATCAACGCCCAGCAGCTCGTAGTCGGCCTGCTGCTGCTTTACGGCGGCCTGCTGGTCACCATGCCCTCGGTGACCGCGCCCGCCTTCAACGCCCAGGCGGACACCTCCTGGTTCCCGCTGCTGTTCATCACCATCGCCTGCGGGGCCATCTCCGGGTTCCACGGGCTGGTGGCCTCGGGCACCTCGTCCAAGCAGCTCGACAAGGAGACCGATGCCCGGACCATCGGCTACCTGGGTGCGGTGGGTGAGGGCACCCTCGCCCTGGTGACCATCCTGGCGGTGGCCACCTTCTTCGCCAGCGCCGGCGACTTCCACGACGCCTACTCCAGCTTCGCCGCCGCCGGTGCGGGCGGGGTCGGCAACTTCGTCGGCGGCGCCGGGCAGTTGATCTCCGGGCTGGGCATCCCCGAGCAGGTAGGCCAGACGATCGTGGCGATCATCATCGTCAGCTTCGCCGCCACCACCCTCGACTCCGCCGTGCGCCTGCTGCGCTACATCATCGGCGAGCTGGGGGTCGAGTACGGTGCGCCAAAGCTGTCGCAGCGCTACGTGGCCACCTCCATCGCCGTCTTCCTGACCGGCCTGCTGGTGCTGCTGCCGGACGGGGGCCAGGGCGTCGGCTCCGGTGGCTTCCTGCTCTGGCCGCTGTTCGGCACCTCCAACCAGCTGCTGGCGGGCATCACCCTGATGCTGGTCTCCCTGTGGCTGTACCGGCAGGGCCGCAGCCCGCTGCCTACGCTGATACCGATGGTCTTCCTGCTGACCATGACCGTCTGGGCCATGATCCAGCAGGTGGTATTCAACTGGTCGGGCCTGGGCGAGGCGGACACCCAGTGGCTGCTGTTCATCCTCGGCGCCATCATCCTGGGCTTTGCCCTGTGGATCCTGCTGGAGGCGGTGCGCTTGTTCCGCAACCCGGAGGAGCTCAAGCGCCTCGCCGAGCGTGAGGCCCGCGAGGCCGAGTAA